From a single Helicoverpa armigera isolate CAAS_96S chromosome 7, ASM3070526v1, whole genome shotgun sequence genomic region:
- the LOC135117066 gene encoding uncharacterized protein LOC135117066 isoform X2, with protein sequence MSPSPIRCRGPWKIHKRSSEPDRWLDEMGFFRKHTARDSSCLFRAVSENIYNTQRYFHKVRLDCVQFMATKRHLFEGSLTCPFENYLKEMSNPSEWGGLIEISAMSHLYRRDFVIFEANKGPQTKICNGYGDPIYLFYSPDTKHFDVVYTKDFINTSSFCQSLVYEILYDGVYQLKDLSYAVDKMLHDKVPTNHIEYFMTENVERRKKQKERAKIFIEAADDDKDRNTNALALKCKHHTEDLERASLLKESLSIFVFNRSLIQLENVCMNCLNVNSAKDLLDNGITPFPYKVAKALDPDIYRNIEFDVWSELRREMRYGARYSDGTTLQVGVKCLCKLQPEQTVPYHCHIQEMRPDGGPCLVFIEELGEKRVVNFEQLEPLPLEEIRPWAPPYRYSRAHSQFLTLSQMLQQIGSTCIIKLFSYSSSKCLLLLIKKLRKQILVLSTILLLHTLYNLAYSIGISRPGNITLKQGLSKARNKSKVVSEDKAPEKVTKPTKVSWNEDTELSFQNNVDFTYQHLDFLNFEPMPVEVEALPLMVDCRPGAGAPPHELAHTQPNGGTPNDNHHTQAGGSGDMVAHGITSPASVRASTPATTNTLTTYTNAVNPVGGVGPGYGGGYVCGVKGVVWAPPPAAPHPPHLPPPPPPGVNPHVFKSVQANGADLPMNDITTLRYYYNLGVDCFWSSYGAPPPPPPPPRHYSPRELAQDMASVTLHERPPPDHKHKQPDKPPLPQGKGNAQRPLLGPRFKRGGGNQDGNQNSNHNQNKHNNNMGNKGPNNRSVYYNRNSHTEQRGPHAYGAGEGECVLDQPLLTLPYIPYPPPIYPIQYYPVETDPAMMGMMGGMGYVGYEESVYEGGMQPYYPHAPHYPPPHPHPHPHHIEHK encoded by the exons ATGTCGCCCTCTCCGATCCGCTGTCGCGGCCCGTGGAAGATACACAAGCGTTCCTCGGAGCCTGACAGATGGTTGGATGAGATGGGATTTTTCCGTAAACATACAGCTAGGGACTCTAGCTGTCTTTTCCGCGCCGTCTCTGAGAACATTTATAACACCCAGCGGTACTTCCACAAAGTCCGACTGGATTGCGTTCAGTTCATGGCTACAAAGAGACACCTCTTCGAAGGG TCATTGACTTGTCCGTTTGAAAATTATCTCAAAGAGATGTCCAACCCTTCAGAATGGGGTGGTCTAATTGAAATATCGGCCATGAGCCACCTCTATAG ACGTGACTTTGTAATATTTGAAGCCAACAAAGgtccacaaacaaaaatatgcaaTGGTTATGGAGACCCGATATACCTGTTTTATTCTCCTGATACTAAGCATTTTGATGTGGTGTACACTAAAGATTTCATAAACACTTCTTCTTTTTGCCAGT CTTTGGTATATGAAATACTTTATGACGGTGTGTACCAACTCAAAGACCTGTCTTACGCCGTCGACAAAATGCTACATGATAAGGTTCCCACTAACCATATCGAATACTTCATGACCGAGAATGTGGAACGTCGCAAAAAGCAGAAAGAACGAGCTAAGATATTCATAGAAGCTGCTGACGATGATAAAGACAGGAACACTAACGCACTAGCTCTGAAGTGTAAACACCATACCGAGGATTTGGAGCGAGCTAGTCTTTTGAAGGAGTCCCTGAGCATCTTCGTGTTCAACCGCAGCCTCATACAGCTTGAGAACGTCTGTATGAACTGCCTGAACGTTAACAGCGCGAAAGACTTGCTCGACAATGGCATCACTCCGTTTCCGTACAAAGTGGCCAAAGCCTTAGATCCTGATATCTACAGGAACATTGAGTTCGACGTCTGGAGTGAACTGCGACGAG AAATGCGTTACGGTGCGAGATATTCGGATGGAACGACCCTGCAAGTGGGCGTCAAATGTTTGTGCAAACTGCAGCCGGAGCAGACTGTCCCGTACCACTGCCATATCCAGGAAATGAGACCTGACGGGGGTCCCTGCCTTGTGTTCATCGAGGAGTTGGGCGAGAAGCGAGTCGTCAACTTCGAGCAGTTGGAACCGCTTCCTCTCGAGGAAATAAGGCCGTGGGCGCCTCCGTACAGATACTCCCGGGCTCATTCTCAGTTCCTGACCTTAAGCCAAATGTTGCAGCAAATAGGTTCGACTTGTATCATCAAACTATTCAGTTATTCTTCTTCCAAATGCcttttattacttattaaaaaattaagaaaacaaatttTAGTACTGAGCACAATTCTTTTACTTCACACTTTGTATAACTTGGCGTACTCAATTGGTATTTCACGACCAGGCAACATCACCCTCAAACAAGGTTTGAGCAAGGCCCGAAACAAATCCAAAGTGGTGTCGGAAGACAAGGCGCCCGAGAAGGTGACCAAGCCGACCAAAGTGTCGTGGAATGAAGACACAGAGCTATCTTTCCAAAACAACGTCGATTTCACATACCAACACCTGGACTTTCTTAACTTTGAGCCGATGCCT GTTGAAGTTGAAGCACTGCCCCTAATGGTGGACTGCCGGCCGGGCGCGGGCGCTCCGCCCCACGAGCTCGCACATACTCAGCCGAATGGCGGTACGCCCAATGACAACCATCATACCCAG GCTGGTGGTAGCGGCGACATGGTAGCGCACGGGATCACGTCGCCTGCTTCGGTGCGGGCTTCGACTCCCGCTACTACCAACACGCTGACCACCTATACCA ACGCGGTGAACCCTGTTGGCGGCGTGGGCCCGGGCTACGGCGGCGGCTACGTGTGCGGCGTGAAGGGCGTGGTGtgggcgccgccgcccgccgcgccgcaccCGCCGCacctgccgccgccgccgccgcccggcgTCAACCCGCACGTCTTCAAGAGCGTGCAGGCTAATGGCGCTGATCTGCCCATGAATG ATATAACAACGCTCCGCTACTACTACAACCTGGGCGTGGACTGCTTCTGGTCGTCGTACGGggctccgccgccgccgccgccgccgccgcgccacTACTCGCCGCGCGAGCTGGCGCAGGACATGGCGAGCGTCACGCTGCACGAGCGTCCGCCCCCCGACCACAAGCACAAGCAGCCCGACAAGCCGCCGCTGCCGCAGGGCAAGGGCAACGCGCAGCGACCTCTCCTGGGCCCCAG ATTCAAGCGCGGCGGAGGCAACCAGGATGGCAATCAGAACTCCAACCACAACCAGAACAAGCATAACAACAACATGGGCAACAAGGGGCCCAACAACCGGTCAGTTTACTACAA CCGTAACTCTCACACGGAGCAGCGCGGGCCGCACGCGTACGGCGCGGGCGAGGGCGAGTGCGTGCTCGACCAGCCGCTGCTGACGCTGCCCTACATCCCCTACCCGCCGCCCATCTACCCCATACAGTACTACCCCGTCGAGACCGACCCAG CAATGATGGGCATGATGGGCGGCATGGGCTACGTGGGCTACGAGGAGAGCGTGTACGAGGGCGGCATGCAGCCCTACTACCCCCACGCGCCGCACTACCCGCCCCCGCATCCCCATCCGCATCCCCACCACATCGAGCACAAGTAA
- the LOC135117066 gene encoding protein ovarian tumor locus-like isoform X3, with product MSPSPIRCRGPWKIHKRSSEPDRWLDEMGFFRKHTARDSSCLFRAVSENIYNTQRYFHKVRLDCVQFMATKRHLFEGSLTCPFENYLKEMSNPSEWGGLIEISAMSHLYRRDFVIFEANKGPQTKICNGYGDPIYLFYSPDTKHFDVVYTKDFINTSSFCQSLVYEILYDGVYQLKDLSYAVDKMLHDKVPTNHIEYFMTENVERRKKQKERAKIFIEAADDDKDRNTNALALKCKHHTEDLERASLLKESLSIFVFNRSLIQLENVCMNCLNVNSAKDLLDNGITPFPYKVAKALDPDIYRNIEFDVWSELRREMRYGARYSDGTTLQVGVKCLCKLQPEQTVPYHCHIQEMRPDGGPCLVFIEELGEKRVVNFEQLEPLPLEEIRPWAPPYRYSRAHSQFLTLSQMLQQIGSTCIIKLFSYSSSKCLLLLIKKLRKQILVLSTILLLHTLYNLAYSIGISRPGNITLKQGLSKARNKSKVVSEDKAPEKVTKPTKVSWNEDTELSFQNNVDFTYQHLDFLNFEPMPVEVEALPLMVDCRPGAGAPPHELAHTQPNGGTPNDNHHTQQAGGSGDMVAHGITSPASVRASTPATTNTLTTYTNAVNPVGGVGPGYGGGYVCGVKGVVWAPPPAAPHPPHLPPPPPPGVNPHVFKSVQANGADLPMNDITTLRYYYNLGVDCFWSSYGAPPPPPPPPRHYSPRELAQDMASVTLHERPPPDHKHKQPDKPPLPQGKGNAQRPLLGPRFKRGGGNQDGNQNSNHNQNKHNNNMGNKGPNNRRNSHTEQRGPHAYGAGEGECVLDQPLLTLPYIPYPPPIYPIQYYPVETDPAMMGMMGGMGYVGYEESVYEGGMQPYYPHAPHYPPPHPHPHPHHIEHK from the exons ATGTCGCCCTCTCCGATCCGCTGTCGCGGCCCGTGGAAGATACACAAGCGTTCCTCGGAGCCTGACAGATGGTTGGATGAGATGGGATTTTTCCGTAAACATACAGCTAGGGACTCTAGCTGTCTTTTCCGCGCCGTCTCTGAGAACATTTATAACACCCAGCGGTACTTCCACAAAGTCCGACTGGATTGCGTTCAGTTCATGGCTACAAAGAGACACCTCTTCGAAGGG TCATTGACTTGTCCGTTTGAAAATTATCTCAAAGAGATGTCCAACCCTTCAGAATGGGGTGGTCTAATTGAAATATCGGCCATGAGCCACCTCTATAG ACGTGACTTTGTAATATTTGAAGCCAACAAAGgtccacaaacaaaaatatgcaaTGGTTATGGAGACCCGATATACCTGTTTTATTCTCCTGATACTAAGCATTTTGATGTGGTGTACACTAAAGATTTCATAAACACTTCTTCTTTTTGCCAGT CTTTGGTATATGAAATACTTTATGACGGTGTGTACCAACTCAAAGACCTGTCTTACGCCGTCGACAAAATGCTACATGATAAGGTTCCCACTAACCATATCGAATACTTCATGACCGAGAATGTGGAACGTCGCAAAAAGCAGAAAGAACGAGCTAAGATATTCATAGAAGCTGCTGACGATGATAAAGACAGGAACACTAACGCACTAGCTCTGAAGTGTAAACACCATACCGAGGATTTGGAGCGAGCTAGTCTTTTGAAGGAGTCCCTGAGCATCTTCGTGTTCAACCGCAGCCTCATACAGCTTGAGAACGTCTGTATGAACTGCCTGAACGTTAACAGCGCGAAAGACTTGCTCGACAATGGCATCACTCCGTTTCCGTACAAAGTGGCCAAAGCCTTAGATCCTGATATCTACAGGAACATTGAGTTCGACGTCTGGAGTGAACTGCGACGAG AAATGCGTTACGGTGCGAGATATTCGGATGGAACGACCCTGCAAGTGGGCGTCAAATGTTTGTGCAAACTGCAGCCGGAGCAGACTGTCCCGTACCACTGCCATATCCAGGAAATGAGACCTGACGGGGGTCCCTGCCTTGTGTTCATCGAGGAGTTGGGCGAGAAGCGAGTCGTCAACTTCGAGCAGTTGGAACCGCTTCCTCTCGAGGAAATAAGGCCGTGGGCGCCTCCGTACAGATACTCCCGGGCTCATTCTCAGTTCCTGACCTTAAGCCAAATGTTGCAGCAAATAGGTTCGACTTGTATCATCAAACTATTCAGTTATTCTTCTTCCAAATGCcttttattacttattaaaaaattaagaaaacaaatttTAGTACTGAGCACAATTCTTTTACTTCACACTTTGTATAACTTGGCGTACTCAATTGGTATTTCACGACCAGGCAACATCACCCTCAAACAAGGTTTGAGCAAGGCCCGAAACAAATCCAAAGTGGTGTCGGAAGACAAGGCGCCCGAGAAGGTGACCAAGCCGACCAAAGTGTCGTGGAATGAAGACACAGAGCTATCTTTCCAAAACAACGTCGATTTCACATACCAACACCTGGACTTTCTTAACTTTGAGCCGATGCCT GTTGAAGTTGAAGCACTGCCCCTAATGGTGGACTGCCGGCCGGGCGCGGGCGCTCCGCCCCACGAGCTCGCACATACTCAGCCGAATGGCGGTACGCCCAATGACAACCATCATACCCAG CAGGCTGGTGGTAGCGGCGACATGGTAGCGCACGGGATCACGTCGCCTGCTTCGGTGCGGGCTTCGACTCCCGCTACTACCAACACGCTGACCACCTATACCA ACGCGGTGAACCCTGTTGGCGGCGTGGGCCCGGGCTACGGCGGCGGCTACGTGTGCGGCGTGAAGGGCGTGGTGtgggcgccgccgcccgccgcgccgcaccCGCCGCacctgccgccgccgccgccgcccggcgTCAACCCGCACGTCTTCAAGAGCGTGCAGGCTAATGGCGCTGATCTGCCCATGAATG ATATAACAACGCTCCGCTACTACTACAACCTGGGCGTGGACTGCTTCTGGTCGTCGTACGGggctccgccgccgccgccgccgccgccgcgccacTACTCGCCGCGCGAGCTGGCGCAGGACATGGCGAGCGTCACGCTGCACGAGCGTCCGCCCCCCGACCACAAGCACAAGCAGCCCGACAAGCCGCCGCTGCCGCAGGGCAAGGGCAACGCGCAGCGACCTCTCCTGGGCCCCAG ATTCAAGCGCGGCGGAGGCAACCAGGATGGCAATCAGAACTCCAACCACAACCAGAACAAGCATAACAACAACATGGGCAACAAGGGGCCCAACAACCG CCGTAACTCTCACACGGAGCAGCGCGGGCCGCACGCGTACGGCGCGGGCGAGGGCGAGTGCGTGCTCGACCAGCCGCTGCTGACGCTGCCCTACATCCCCTACCCGCCGCCCATCTACCCCATACAGTACTACCCCGTCGAGACCGACCCAG CAATGATGGGCATGATGGGCGGCATGGGCTACGTGGGCTACGAGGAGAGCGTGTACGAGGGCGGCATGCAGCCCTACTACCCCCACGCGCCGCACTACCCGCCCCCGCATCCCCATCCGCATCCCCACCACATCGAGCACAAGTAA